The genomic stretch TGCAGGAGCAGGCGCTGCCCCACGTGGAGAGCGGCCTCTTCGTCCTCCTGGGCGCCACCACGGAGAACGTCAGCTTCGAGGTCCGCCCCGCGCTCGTCAGCCGGTGCCGTGTGTTCCAGCTCAAGGAACTCACCGTCGCGGACATCCAGTCGGCGCTGACGCGGGCGCTCGGTGACTCGAAGCGGGGCTTGGGCGCGCGCAACCTGACGGTGGGGGAGGAGGCGCTGACGCTGCTGGCGAAGGGCGGCGTGGGTGACGTGCGCAAGGCGCTGGGCGCGCTGGAGCTGGCGGCCAGCCTCACCGCGGACGGCGCGGAGATTACGCCCGAGACGGCGCGCGAGGCAGTGGGCACCAGTCTGTCCCGTCACGACAAGGACGGCGACCAGCACTACGACTTGCTGAGCGCGCTGCAGAAGTCGTGCAGGGGCTCCAACGTCCAGGGCGCCGTCTTCTGGGCGGCGAAGCTGCTCCAGACGGGCGACGTGGCGTCACTGTGGCGACGGCTCAAGGTGATTGCCGTGGAGGACGTGGGCATGGCGATGCCGGAGGCCATCAGCATCGTGCGTGACTGCGAGGAGTCCTTCCACGCCATGGGCATGCCGGAGGGGCGCATCTGCGTGGCGCACGCCGTCGTCCTGCTGGCCACGGCGAAGAAGAGCAACCGTGCCTATGCGGCGCTGGACGCGGCGATGGCGGCGCTCCAGGAGCATCCCAACGCGGAGCCTCCGCTTCACATCCGCAACGCGCCCACCGAGCTGATGAAGGAGCTGGGGCACGGCAAGGGCTACCAGACGCCCTGGAACTTCAAGGACCACTACGTGCCCGGGCA from Myxococcus xanthus encodes the following:
- a CDS encoding replication-associated recombination protein A; this encodes MSAGPDLFSASVDVNRFAPLAERMRPRTPDEFIGQSHLLGPGRPLRQLIERKAIVSSLFWGPPGVGKTTLARMMATGVDAEFVILSAVSDGIPRIREVVAEAERLRNQYSRRTVLFVDEIHRWAKNVQEQALPHVESGLFVLLGATTENVSFEVRPALVSRCRVFQLKELTVADIQSALTRALGDSKRGLGARNLTVGEEALTLLAKGGVGDVRKALGALELAASLTADGAEITPETAREAVGTSLSRHDKDGDQHYDLLSALQKSCRGSNVQGAVFWAAKLLQTGDVASLWRRLKVIAVEDVGMAMPEAISIVRDCEESFHAMGMPEGRICVAHAVVLLATAKKSNRAYAALDAAMAALQEHPNAEPPLHIRNAPTELMKELGHGKGYQTPWNFKDHYVPGQTYLPAPLERSVFYRPSKEGYEAEIHERMSHWWREDKASRGE